From a region of the Eretmochelys imbricata isolate rEreImb1 chromosome 6, rEreImb1.hap1, whole genome shotgun sequence genome:
- the MED19 gene encoding mediator of RNA polymerase II transcription subunit 19 isoform X1 — protein MMENFSALFGGAEPPPPAAATALGFGPGKPGGAGAGPPPAVATPQTAEDAARKAAAASGPFYLMRELPGNMELTGSTNLITHYNLEHSYNKFCGKKVKEKLSNFLPDLPGMIDLPGSHDNSSLRSLIEKPPICSSSFNPITGTMLTGFRLHAGPLPEQCRLMHIQPPKKKNKHKHKQSRTQDPVPPETPSDSDHKKKKKKKEEDPERKRKKKEKKKKKGLVCLSNLESAQPRAPRRGQLPSQQQQQPPVRHRL, from the exons GAGGGGCTGAGCCGCCGCCTCCTGCCGCGGCTACCGCGCTGGGCTTCGGGCCGGGGAAGCCGGGGGGTGCCGGCGCCGGGCCACCCCCCGCAGTCGCCACGCCCCAGACCGCGGAGGACGCCGCCCGGAAGGCCGCGGCTGCCAGCGGCCCCTTCTACCTGATGCGGGAGCTACCAG GCAACATGGAACTGACGGGCAGCACCAACCTGATCACACACTACAACCTGGAACACTCTTATAACAAATTCTGCGGCAAGAAGGTGAAGGAGAAGCTGAGCAACTTCCTGCCCGACCTGCCAGGGATGATCGACTTGCCGGGCTCGCATGACAACAGCAGCCTGCGCTCCCTTATTGAGAAGCCACCCATCTGCAGCAGCTCCTTCAACCCCATCACTGGCACCATGTTGACTGGCTTCCGCCTGCATGCTGGGCCG TTGCCAGAACAATGTCGCTTGATGCATATCCAGCCAcccaagaagaaaaataaacacaagCACAAGCAGAGCCGCACCCAGGATCCTGTTCCCCCAG AAACCCCCTCAGACTCCGAccacaagaagaagaaaaagaaaaaggaggaggatccagagaggaagaggaagaagaaagagaagaagaaaaagaag gggttggtctgtctgtctaACTTAGAATCGGCacagcccagagcacccaggcGTGGGCAGCTcc
- the MED19 gene encoding mediator of RNA polymerase II transcription subunit 19 isoform X2: MMENFSALFGGAEPPPPAAATALGFGPGKPGGAGAGPPPAVATPQTAEDAARKAAAASGPFYLMRELPGNMELTGSTNLITHYNLEHSYNKFCGKKVKEKLSNFLPDLPGMIDLPGSHDNSSLRSLIEKPPICSSSFNPITGTMLTGFRLHAGPLPEQCRLMHIQPPKKKNKHKHKQSRTQDPVPPETPSDSDHKKKKKKKEEDPERKRKKKEKKKKKNRHSPEHPGVGSSQASSSSSLR; the protein is encoded by the exons GAGGGGCTGAGCCGCCGCCTCCTGCCGCGGCTACCGCGCTGGGCTTCGGGCCGGGGAAGCCGGGGGGTGCCGGCGCCGGGCCACCCCCCGCAGTCGCCACGCCCCAGACCGCGGAGGACGCCGCCCGGAAGGCCGCGGCTGCCAGCGGCCCCTTCTACCTGATGCGGGAGCTACCAG GCAACATGGAACTGACGGGCAGCACCAACCTGATCACACACTACAACCTGGAACACTCTTATAACAAATTCTGCGGCAAGAAGGTGAAGGAGAAGCTGAGCAACTTCCTGCCCGACCTGCCAGGGATGATCGACTTGCCGGGCTCGCATGACAACAGCAGCCTGCGCTCCCTTATTGAGAAGCCACCCATCTGCAGCAGCTCCTTCAACCCCATCACTGGCACCATGTTGACTGGCTTCCGCCTGCATGCTGGGCCG TTGCCAGAACAATGTCGCTTGATGCATATCCAGCCAcccaagaagaaaaataaacacaagCACAAGCAGAGCCGCACCCAGGATCCTGTTCCCCCAG AAACCCCCTCAGACTCCGAccacaagaagaagaaaaagaaaaaggaggaggatccagagaggaagaggaagaagaaagagaagaagaaaaagaag AATCGGCacagcccagagcacccaggcGTGGGCAGCTcc